The following is a genomic window from Mycolicibacterium sp. TY81.
GGCGCACCGGTTCGACGTGGTGGCCAGCCAGGGTCCGATCAAGCCATTGCTGATCCTGAACACCCTGGTCGGTGGACTGCTCGCGGCCGCAGGCGCCAACACCCTGAACTGTGTCGCCGACGCCGACATCGACAAGGTGATGAAGCGCACCGCCCGCCGGCCGTTGGCGCGGGCGACCGTTCCGACCCGGAACGCGCTGATCTTCGGCCTGATCCTCACCGTCACGTCGTTCGTGTGGCTGTGGCACAGCTCGAATCTGCTGTCGGGCCTGCTCGCGCTGGCGACCATCGCCTTCTACGTCTTCGTCTACACGCTGCTACTGAAGCGCCGCACCTCGCAGAACGTGGTGTGGGGCGGCGCCGCCGGCTGCATGCCGGTGATGATCGGGTGGTCGGCGGTCACCGGCACCATCCAATGGCCGGCGTTGGTGATGTTCCTGATCATCTTCTTCTGGACGCCGCCGCACACCTGGGCACTGGCCATGCGCTACAAGGAGGACTACGAGGCGGCCGGCGTGCCGATGCTGCCCGTCGTCGCCACTGAGCGCGAGGTCACCAAGCAGATCCTGATCTACACCTGGGCGACGGTGCTGACGACGCTCGCGCTGGCGTTCGCCACCGGCTGGCTGTACGCGGCGGTGGCGCTGGTGGCCGGCGTGTGGTTCCTGGTGATGGCACACCAGCTGTACTCGGGCGTCAAGCGCGGTGAGCCGGTCAAGCCGCTGCGTCTGTTCCTGCAGTCGAACAACTATCTCGCGGTGCTGTTCTGCGCGCTGGCGGTCGACTCGGCGCTCGCGCTGCCGATGCTGTTCCACTGACCTGACCCACTAGCTTGGGGGACATGCCCCAACTGGTGAGCCCCGACAATTTCGCCCGCGCCGAATCTGATCTGTACTTCGCCAAACTCGTCTCGGACGGCAGCTTCGCGACGCTGCAACACACTCGTGAGTTGAGTCCGCTCGACAAGCAGATGGTCATTCGGCAGAACCGCGACACCCTCTACTCGGCCGCGGTGTTCGACCTCGACGCCGGACCGGTCACCGTCACCCTGCCCGACAGCGCGGGCCGGTTCATGTCGCTCCAGGTCATCAACGAGGACCACTACACGACGCAGGTCGCCTATGCCCCGGCGACGGTGACCCTCACGCGCGCGGCCGTCGGTACCCGCTACGCGGCGGTGGCCATCCGCACGCTGGTCGATCCCAACGATGCGGCCGATCTGGCCGCCGTACACGCACTGCAGGACGCCATCACCGCCGCGCAGGTTGCCCCGGGAAGCTTCGAGGTACCCGACTGGGAC
Proteins encoded in this region:
- a CDS encoding heme o synthase; amino-acid sequence: MSIRERRSVHGAHGFGPGAAASDESGSASGTKSPNRVRDTLLAYIALTKPRVIELLLVTTIPAMLLAHRFDVVASQGPIKPLLILNTLVGGLLAAAGANTLNCVADADIDKVMKRTARRPLARATVPTRNALIFGLILTVTSFVWLWHSSNLLSGLLALATIAFYVFVYTLLLKRRTSQNVVWGGAAGCMPVMIGWSAVTGTIQWPALVMFLIIFFWTPPHTWALAMRYKEDYEAAGVPMLPVVATEREVTKQILIYTWATVLTTLALAFATGWLYAAVALVAGVWFLVMAHQLYSGVKRGEPVKPLRLFLQSNNYLAVLFCALAVDSALALPMLFH